The DNA region ATCGCAATCTGGGAATCCTTAACGTAGGGCGATCGCTCCTTTTGTGTTCATCTCGGTGTAACGGCTTGTGGTTACACTGGCACTATGATCAGACACGCCAAGCATATCAATCCCAATCCTGAGGGTACAATACCGTCAGGTATTGATGCTGAGCGCCTAGTCCACTCAATCCCGCTGGGTATTCTCGTTTTTGACCTAAACGCAACCCTCCTCTACGCCAACGCCAACGCCGA from Synechococcales cyanobacterium T60_A2020_003 includes:
- a CDS encoding PAS domain-containing protein, translated to MIRHAKHINPNPEGTIPSGIDAERLVHSIPLGILVFDLNATLLYANANAEDTLGRPWADLSGDR